From Elusimicrobiota bacterium, one genomic window encodes:
- a CDS encoding AAA family ATPase, with protein sequence MERLAGALLESVHFRSAKPRIAVLLGPRGVGKTFLAVEQQRRRGSQGSSAFWDDWDFRKKAISSPYSFLDQQQTLLFKKVLALIDEFSKAPRCWDHITDLYNAQSEKVDFIATSSYLSNLSLQNKRFIKSKCSRYRIHPISISELLKVGFLPAKDKCNKVINSIIFSPPDPGRRGANLLELLLRFGGFPEPFLGQSEKKHEIWLKMRRDVLIREDLREMTRIQQLPGVESLMDMVVPGSLLSFNSFKLNLGVNGATVRLWLGHLERLHYCFRIEPYAGRLPRTLRHASKLYLWDWSGVADPPLRFENLVACALLRWCHFAQDWGGEELELRFVRDKERRSVPFLLTLDGKPRLLVATAAGEAGAVGHLKYFSERLKVPGVLVAAGRKAVGEEAGVKALPAAAFLAGIP encoded by the coding sequence AGCTCTGCTGGAATCGGTCCATTTCCGCTCCGCGAAGCCGCGCATCGCGGTGCTGTTGGGTCCGCGCGGGGTGGGCAAGACGTTCCTTGCCGTGGAGCAACAAAGGCGGCGGGGAAGCCAGGGTTCCTCGGCTTTCTGGGATGATTGGGATTTCAGAAAGAAGGCCATTTCATCTCCATATTCTTTCCTGGATCAGCAGCAGACCCTTCTTTTTAAGAAAGTGCTTGCATTGATTGATGAATTCTCAAAAGCGCCCAGATGTTGGGATCATATTACCGATCTTTACAATGCGCAGAGCGAAAAGGTCGATTTTATCGCCACTTCAAGCTATTTATCTAATTTATCATTACAAAATAAGCGTTTTATAAAATCAAAATGCAGCAGATACCGTATCCACCCCATATCTATTTCAGAATTGCTTAAAGTAGGATTCCTGCCAGCGAAGGATAAGTGCAATAAGGTAATAAATTCAATCATTTTTTCTCCTCCAGACCCAGGAAGAAGGGGCGCCAATCTGCTTGAACTGCTCTTGAGATTCGGAGGTTTTCCAGAGCCGTTCCTTGGCCAGAGCGAGAAAAAGCACGAAATATGGCTCAAGATGCGGCGCGATGTATTGATCCGGGAAGACTTGCGCGAGATGACCCGGATCCAGCAGCTTCCCGGGGTGGAGTCCTTGATGGACATGGTCGTTCCGGGTTCCCTCCTTTCCTTTAATTCCTTTAAGTTGAATCTTGGCGTGAATGGGGCGACGGTCCGGCTATGGCTGGGGCATCTGGAGCGTCTCCATTATTGTTTCCGCATCGAGCCGTACGCGGGAAGGCTGCCGCGGACCTTGCGGCATGCGAGCAAGCTCTATCTTTGGGATTGGTCAGGGGTGGCTGATCCGCCTTTGCGGTTCGAGAATCTGGTGGCGTGCGCGCTGCTGCGATGGTGTCATTTCGCCCAGGATTGGGGCGGGGAGGAGCTGGAGCTGCGCTTTGTCCGCGACAAGGAGCGGCGGTCCGTGCCGTTCCTTTTGACTTTGGATGGGAAGCCTCGATTGCTGGTGGCGACGGCGGCCGGCGAGGCGGGAGCCGTAGGGCATCTTAAATATTTCAGCGAGCGGCTCAAAGTGCCGGGGGTGTTGGTCGCGGCGGGAAGGAAGGCGGTGGGGGAGGAGGCTGGAGTGAAGGCGCTACCGGCGGCGGCTTTCTTGGCGGGAATCCCGTGA